A genomic segment from Lineus longissimus chromosome 15, tnLinLong1.2, whole genome shotgun sequence encodes:
- the LOC135499532 gene encoding zinc metalloproteinase nas-13-like: MKKLTRIACFAILALILSPLVPAVSIDDLIRDAAISPRALEDFVPLGDKSEFMVVELDIKIRREEWEEITGGEEAVTRGRIGDFRRRRRRRKRNAIKDKRWTYREVPYLISNIFTQDQISEAISAIDDYERMTCLRFRPSTDDDVNKKRLLFSSGDGCRSNVGMQGGDQSIELAPGCRRKGIIMHEIGHAVGMHHEQTRPDRDSYVDVHMNNIIASKRPNFMKKSDRFIDDHGVPYDYLSMMHYGEKHFSFNGKSTIVTKDPAFQKVIGQREGFSFRDVKMINLMYDCASECPKKTCPGEGFVGKDCKCWCPSDLELDVVEECGPDVPSVPSTTIRTTAAPPTTAAPGSCTNEARYHAQCQGFADRGFCSGRYERFMHLNCRATCGLCGMTTRRTTTPTTTTAARNCRDQHRSCASWASTGECRKNPRYMLVSCARSCNSCPTVAPQVGGGCTDDNTHCDYWARTGECQKNRPYMLANCARSCNACQTRTSAVVISCTDHRSTDCPQWAGRGFCSATQFVSYMRTNCRKSCRICTASAGYYG; encoded by the exons gataaggGACGCGGCCATATCGC CTCGGGCTTTGGAAGACTTCGTGCCCCTTGGCGATAAGTCCGAGTTCATGGTGGTTGAGTTGGACATCAAGATCAGGAGAGAAGAATGGGAGGAAATCACTGGAGG GGAAGAAGCCGTGACGCGCGGACGGATCGGGGATTTTCGCAGGCGCAGGCGTAGACGCAAGCGGAACGCAATCAAGGACAAGCGATGGACATACAGGGAGGTGCCGTACCTCATCTCAAATATTTTTA CTCAGGACCAAATATCAGAGGCCATCTCAGCCATCGACGACTATGAGCGAATGACCTGTCTCAGGTTTAGACCATCAACAGACGATGATGTCAACAAGAAGAGGCTGTTGTTTTCCAGCGGTGATGGCTGCCGGTCTAATGTCGGCATGCAAGGAGGGGACCAATCTATTGAACTTGCCCCGGGATGTAGGAGG AAAGGAATAATTATGCATGAGATCGGCCACGCGGTTGGGATGCATCACGAACAGACACGACCAGACAGGGATAGTTACGTTGATGTccacatgaacaacatcattgcAAGCAAGCGGCCAAACTTCATGAAGAAGTCAGATCGGTTCATCGATGACCATGGCGTTCCCTATGATTACCTCAGCATGATGCATTACGGTGAGAAG CATTTTTCTTTTAATGGAAAATCAACGATCGTGACGAAGGACCCAGCTTTCCAGAAAGTGATTGGTCAAAGAGAAGGTTTCAGTTTCAGGGATGTCAAGATGATCAACCTCATGTACGACTGCGCTA GTGAATGTCCGAAGAAGACCTGCCCAGGCGAGGGATTCGTCGGCAAGGATTGCAAGTGTTGGTGCCCCTCTGACCTTGAACTTGATGTCGTGGAGGAGTGCGGCCCTGACGTTCCGTCCGTTCCATCGACGACGATCAGAACAACCGCAGCGCCGCCTACAACCGCTGCACCAGGCA GTTGCACAAACGAAGCGCGTTACCACGCCCAGTGCCAGGGGTTCGCAGATAGAGGCTTCTGCTCCGGAAGATATGAAAGGTTTATGCACCTCAACTGCCGAGCCACCTGTGGACTCTGCGGAATGACAACACGAAGAACTACAACACCAACGACGACAACAGCAGCAA GAAATTGCCGCGACCAGCATCGATCCTGTGCATCATGGGCATCGACAGGCGAATGTCGGAAGAACCCGCGCTATATGCTGGTGTCATGTGCAAGATCATGCAACTCTTGCCCAACAGTGGCTCCTCAAGTGG GAGGAGGCTGTACGGATGATAACACTCACTGTGACTACTGGGCAAGAACTGGAGAATGCCAAAAGAATCGTCCCTACATGCTGGCGAACTGTGCACGATCGTGCAATGCCTGTCAGACAAGGACGAGCGCTGTTG TCATTTCATGTACGGACCATAGGTCAACAGACTGTCCGCAGTGGGCAGGACGAGGATTCTGCTCCGCCACACAGTTTGTAAGCTACATGAGAACCAACTGTCGGAAGTCGTGCAGGATTTGTACTGCCAGTGCGGGGTATTATGGGTAG
- the LOC135499447 gene encoding zinc metalloproteinase nas-14-like → MAEAKLTPVILLFFLFALTFSPPVVAFSIDELITDAATSTRALDDFVPLGDEPEFMVVELDIKIRREEWEEITREREEAVTRGRIGDVRRRRRKRTNAIKDKRWTNKEVPYLISNIFTQDQISEAISAIDDYERMTCLRFRPSTDDDVNKKRLLFSSGDGCRSNVGMQGGDQSIELAPGCRRKGIIMHEIGHAVGMHHEHTRPDRDSYVDVKMNNIIASKRPNFMKKSGLFIDDHGIPYDYLSMMHYGERHFSFNGKSTIVTKDQAFQRVIGQREGFSFRDVKTINLMYGCGSECPKKTCPGEGFVGKDCKCWCPSDLELDVVEECGPDVPSVPSTTTTTAAAPSTTAPGSCADEPRYNTQCQGFVNRGLCTGRYERFMHGNCRASCGLCGTTTPTTPTTTPTTTQTTTPTTTPTTTPTTTPTTTPTTTPTTTPTTTPTTTPTTTPTTVESFDLDGYTHRRGDCPGNFIRRLPSTLSQCEDKCNADSTCNSFFYNSRTEGTYCYLLTRQCLGQLGNTNLTNYHVYIKKGNCTDNNTSCDYWTRVGECRKNPRYMLLFHVGIQIQQTVPRG, encoded by the exons ATGGCAGAGGCAAAACTAACACCGGTTATTCTTCTCTTCTTTTTATTCGCTCTCACGTTTTCG CCGCCAGTTGTCGCCTTCAGCATCGATGAATTGATCACGGATGCGGCTACATCAA CTCGGGCTTTAGATGACTTCGTGCCTCTTGGTGATGAACCCGAGTTCATGGTGGTCGAGTTAGACATCAAGATCAGGAGAGAAGAATGGGAGGAAATTACAAGAGA GAGGGAAGAAGCTGTGACACGCGGACGGATCGGGGATGTGCGCAGGCGCAGACGCAAGAGGACTAATGCAATCAAGGACAAGCGATGGACAAACAAGGAGGTGCCATATCTCATCTCAAATATCTTCA CTCAGGACCAAATATCAGAAGCCATCTCAGCCATCGACGACTATGAGCGAATGACCTGTCTCAGGTTTAGACCATCAACAGACGATGACGTCAACAAGAAGAGGCTGTTGTTTTCCAGCGGTGATGGCTGCCGGTCTAATGTCGGCATGCAAGGAGGGGACCAATCTATTGAACTTGCCCCGGGATGTAGGAGG AAAGGAATAATCATGCACGAAATTGGCCACGCGGTTGGGATGCATCACGAACATACGCGACCAGACAGGGATAGTTACGTTGATGTCaaaatgaacaacatcattgcAAGCAAGCGGCCAAACTTCATGAAGAAGTCAGGTCTGTTCATCGATGACCATGGCATTCCCTATGATTACCTCAGCATGATGCATTACGGTGAGAGG CATTTCTCTTTCAATGGAAAATCAACGATTGTGACTAAGGACCAAGCTTTTCAGAGAGTGATTGGTCAAAGAGAAGGTTTCAGCTTCAGAGATGTAAAGACAATCAATCTTATGTACGGATGCGGAA GTGAATGTCCCAAGAAGACCTGCCCAGGTGAGGGATTCGTCGGCAAGGATTGCAAGTGTTGGTGCCCCTCTGACCTTGAACTTGATGTCGTGGAGGAGTGCGGCCCTGACGTTCCGTCCGTTCCAtcaacgacgaccacaacagcTGCAGCACCTTCAACAACAGCACCTGGTA GTTGCGCAGACGAACCGCGTTACAATACCCAGTGCCAGGGGTTCGTAAATAGAGGCCTTTGTACCGGACGATATGAAAGGTTTATGCACGGCAACTGCAGAGCTTCTTGTGGACTCTGCGGAACGACAACACCAACAACACCAACAACTACTCCAACGACAACACAAACAACTACTCCAACTACAACACCAACAACTACTCCAACGACAACACCAACAACTACTCCAACGACAACACCAACAACTACTCCAACTACAACACCAACAACCACTCCAACGACAACACCAACAACTGTGG AATCGTTTGACCTTGACGGCTACACTCATCGACGGGGCGATTGTCCAGGAAACTTTATCAGACGCTTGCCATCCACCCTCTCTCAATGTGAAGACAAATGCAATGCGGACAGTACTTGCAATTCGTTCTTCTACAACAGTCGCACCGAAGGAACTTATTGCTATTTGCTGACGAGACAATGTCTCGGACAACTTGGCAATACCAACCTGACGAACTATCACGTCTACATTAAAAAAG